From the genome of bacterium:
ATGTAGCTCCTATTTCAACGGAGCCTTCGGCCCAGACACGTCCTCCGTGCCGATTCACGATCCGTTGTACCGTCGCGAGTCCGATTCCAGTTCCTTCAAAAGTCGCTGAGGAATGGAGCCGCTGAAACGGTCCGAACAGTTTGTCTGCATACGCCATATCGAATCCCGCGCCATCATCCCGCACAAAGAACACCGGTCTTCCGTTTTGTGACATACAGCCGAATTCAATGTTAGCTTTGGGATGCCTCGCCGTAAACTTCCAAGCATTGCCTATCAGGTTTTCAAGCAGAACCCGCAAAAGATGAGCGTCCCCGTTTGCGACGACACCATTCTGGATCATTACGGTAACGTTTCTCCCCATTTGGGTCTGCTGTAGATCAGAAACTATACTTTTTGCGAGCGAACTTAGATCTACAGATTCACGGCGCATTTCAGTGCGCGTAACTCGGGAAAGATTTAGAATATCATCAATCAATCCGGCCATTCGTTGACTCGATGCGCGGACGCGATTTAAATAATCCTTCCCCTGCTCGTCTAACTTCGATTCATAATCCTCCAGTAGCGCCTGACTAAATCCATCGATTTTCCTGAGTGGTGCACGCAAATCATGAGAAACGGAGTAACTGAAAGCTTCCAACTCTTTGTTAGCCGCCTCCAGTTCTGCTGTTCGCTCACGCACTCGTTTTTCCAATTCAATATTCAGTTTTCGAATCTCGTCTTCCACCCGTTTCCTTTCCGTTATATCGCGGATGATTCCGCTGAAATACCTTTCATCGCCGGTGACCCAGCTTGCAATCGAAAGTTCTGCAGGAAATTCAATGCCATCCTTTCTTAAGCCGTGTAATTCAATGGTCCTTCCGATCACGCGCGTTTCGCCTGTGGCTTTGAATCGTTCGATCCCTTCTTTGTGAGTTTTGCGGTAGCGTTCCGGCATGATGATCGTGAGCGGCTGTCCCAAGACTTCCTCTTCTATGCATCCGAAAATTTTCTCTGCTCCCTTGCTCCAGGAAAGAATATTTCCGTCCTGATCAGCGGAAATGATTGCATCGTTCGCAGAATACGCAACGGAGCGGAATCGCAACTCTGATTTTCTGAGCGCGCCCTCCGCTTTCGTGCGTTCGATAATTTCCTGCTGTAAATCCTTGGTTCGTTCTAATACACGTTTTTCCAATTGTTCATACGACTCAAGCAAGGCTGCATCCTTATGCTGAATCTGATTGAGCATCTCATTGAAGTCTTCTACCAAAACACCTATTTCATCCATACTCTTTTTGACTGCACGGATCGAATAGTCCTTTTTTTTGGAAACTTCGCTAGCGGTATGAGCGAGCCTTAGAATCGGCGTAGAAATTACTCGCTGCAGCTTAGAGGACAGCAGCAATGCAACAAGAAGGGAAGCGACCGTAACCGCTAGCGCGATCAGTGCGTAACGGTTGATTCGTGAATACATTTCTTGCAGGTTGGATTCGATAAAGACGGTGCCCAGTTTTTCGTTGTCCAACAGAATCGTGCGAAACAGGACAAGGCGGTTGTTCAAAAAACGATGACCGGTCTCTTCAGGTACAGGAAATTTTGATCCTGTTTTAGACGGGTAGACTGCGAAAACACGGCCATTCTTGTCATAAATGCAGGCACGGGTAACGTGTTCTTCAGCATGAAGTGCTTCAAGGATTTCAGACGCAGACTTCTGATCATGAAAAGCTACGGCCGCGGTGCTATTTGCGCCGATGATGCTCGCTATCGCTGATAAGTCCCGTACCACCGTGCGTCGAAACATGATTAGTTCGTATGTAACAAACGCTGCAGTAGTCAATAACAGAGCTACAATGCTCGTGAGCATGATGATCCAAACCAGCTTTCGCTTGATTGGCGCATGCCGAAAACTAATCATCCTGCATTACTCCTGATGGTCCTTGCTACGTTCA
Proteins encoded in this window:
- a CDS encoding PAS domain S-box protein; the protein is MISFRHAPIKRKLVWIIMLTSIVALLLTTAAFVTYELIMFRRTVVRDLSAIASIIGANSTAAVAFHDQKSASEILEALHAEEHVTRACIYDKNGRVFAVYPSKTGSKFPVPEETGHRFLNNRLVLFRTILLDNEKLGTVFIESNLQEMYSRINRYALIALAVTVASLLVALLLSSKLQRVISTPILRLAHTASEVSKKKDYSIRAVKKSMDEIGVLVEDFNEMLNQIQHKDAALLESYEQLEKRVLERTKDLQQEIIERTKAEGALRKSELRFRSVAYSANDAIISADQDGNILSWSKGAEKIFGCIEEEVLGQPLTIIMPERYRKTHKEGIERFKATGETRVIGRTIELHGLRKDGIEFPAELSIASWVTGDERYFSGIIRDITERKRVEDEIRKLNIELEKRVRERTAELEAANKELEAFSYSVSHDLRAPLRKIDGFSQALLEDYESKLDEQGKDYLNRVRASSQRMAGLIDDILNLSRVTRTEMRRESVDLSSLAKSIVSDLQQTQMGRNVTVMIQNGVVANGDAHLLRVLLENLIGNAWKFTARHPKANIEFGCMSQNGRPVFFVRDDGAGFDMAYADKLFGPFQRLHSSATFEGTGIGLATVQRIVNRHGGRVWAEGSVEIGATFYFTV